From the genome of Triticum aestivum cultivar Chinese Spring chromosome 3B, IWGSC CS RefSeq v2.1, whole genome shotgun sequence, one region includes:
- the LOC123066606 gene encoding L-type lectin-domain containing receptor kinase IX.1-like: MAAAMSFSHQIHIFMLLCYLMWSLHLPRATAWFSFTYNFNHPHGYNAQDFSYQGDAYFNTVSQAIQLTRAGGSPNIRNSVGRALLVQPVPLWDTITGELTQFNTSFTFRINVSSEITGQGFAFFIGSYPWTSMSDPLENGQNLGLFKGNLSTVATGDKQIVAVEFDTFFNVGVDTSGSHMGIDVNSIVSKAYTNVTVPGKNLTSGLPMTCNITYSNETQTLAAILKIGDATYSVNTSVDLRLMPSVVTIGFSGATGAADELYQIMSWKFRSTFNPHARKSYESPPPAPKILLIEVITGPIIGVIAIVCIFVGVRRWQLCTRKKRYRSLAGGIGHIGYCKLALAANKFAQENKLGQGGSASVYRGELANPSRAVAIKRFKPATSSEGRKAFEDELRIASRLRHRNLVELIGWCYYGQRNLVEFICWWRDDRYTRLFLVYELLPQGSLDQHLHEGKSWLPWSKRYDIILDLGSALQYLHVDCEQHKQCVVHGDIKSSNMLLDPSYGAKLGDFGLARSVHQGTGAHTTDVVQGTYGYIDPVFVNTSQRNRQSDIYSFGIVLLEMVSGRDPTVRLNDRPPLTSWVKSLYHGNALLEAADVRLIGGESSVGRQQMKRALLVGLLCVHQDPSCRPSIIHTMDALRSERLELDITPLAPMIPLLMP; encoded by the exons ATGGCTGCTGCCATGAGCTTTTCCCACCAAATACACATCTTCATGCTCCTCTGCTACTTGATGTGGTCTCTGCACCTACCTCGTGCCACTGCTTGGTTTTCTTTCACATACAACTTCAACCATCCGCATGGCTACAACGCCCAAGACTTCAGTTACCAGGGCGACGCATACTTCAACACCGTGTCTCAGGCAATCCAGCTGACAAGAGCCGGTGGGAGTCCGAACATCCGGAACAGTGTAGGCCGGGCGCTGTTGGTGCAGCCCGTGCCGCTGTGGGATACCATCACCGGCGAGCTCACCCAATTCAACACCTCCTTCACCTTCCGAATCAATGTAAGCAGTGAGATCACGGGCCAGGGCTTTGCTTTCTTTATCGGGAGCTATCCTTGGACGAGCATGTCCGATCCCCTTGAAAACGGCCAAAACCTAGGCCTTTTCAAGGGAAACCTCAGCACGGTTGCCACCGGCGACAAACAAATCGTGGCGGTCGAGTTTGATACGTTCTTCAACGTTGGCGTTGACACCAGTGGCAGCCACATGGGCATTGACGTCAACTCCATCGTCTCCAAGGCGTACACCAACGTGACTGTGCCTGGCAAGAACCTAACGTCCGGCCTCCCGATGACTTGTAACATCACCTACAGCAACGAAACACAAACTCTAGCAGCTATTCTCAAGATCGGCGACGCGACATACAGTGTCAACACTAGTGTTGACCTGAGGCTCATGCCTAGTGTGGTGACCATTGGCTTCTCCGGTGCTACCGGCGCGGCAGACGAGTTATATCAAATAATGTCCTGGAAATTTCGCTCCACCTTCAACCCGCATGCACGGAAGAGCTATGAGAGTCCCCCTCCTGCACCAAAGATCCTGCTAATAGAGGTAATAACCGGACCAATTATTGGAGTTATTGCAATTGTGTGCATCTTTGTTGGTGTCCGTCGATGGCAACTATGCACGAGAAAGAAGCGTTACAGATCTCTCGCAGGGGGCATTGGACATATTGGTTATTGTAAGTTGGCGCTTGCAGCCAACAAATTCGCACAGGAAAACAAGCTAGGGCAAGGAGGCTCTGCCTCTGTTTATCGGGGCGAACTGGCAAATCCAAGTAGAGCAGTGGCAATAAAGAGATTCAAGCCGGCAACATCTAGCGAGGGGAGGAAGGCGTTCGAGGACGAACTCAGGATTGCCAGTCGCCTCAGGCATAGGAATCTTGTCGAATTGATAGGTTGGTGCTATTATGGCCAGAGAAACTTGGTTGAGTTTATATGCTGGTGGCGGGACGATAGGTATACACGTCTCTTCCTTGTGTACGAGCTTTTACCGCAAGGTAGCCTCGATCAACACTTACACGAGGGCAAGAGTTGGTTGCCATGGTCCAAGAG GTACGATATCATCCTGGACCTAGGATCTGCACTGCAATACCTCCATGTAGATTGCGAGCAACACAAGCAATGTGTCGTACATGGTGATATCAAATCAAGCAACATGCTGCTTGACCCTTCGTATGGTGCCAAGTTAGGTGACTTTGGATTGGCAAGGTCTGTTCACCAAGGAACTGGGGCACATACCACCGACGTTGTCCAGGGCACTTATGGATATATAGACCCTGTGTTTGTCAACACGAGCCAACGAAATAGGCAGTCAGACATCTACAGTTTCGGCATTGTCCTACTAGAGATGGTCTCTGGAAGGGACCCTACGGTGCGTCTCAATGATAGGCCTCCATTGACATCATGGGTAAAGAGTTTGTACCATGGGAATGCACTCCTCGAGGCCGCAGATGTCAGGCTGATAGGTGGCGAGTCCAGTGTTGGGCGACAACAGATGAAGCGTGCACTACTAGTTGGGCTCTTGTGCGTGCACCAGGATCCGAGCTGCCGGCCGTCCATCATCCACACCATGGATGCTCTGCGATCGGAGAGGCTGGAATTGGACATCACTCCCCTAGCGCCAATGATACCACTCTTGATGCCATAG